The following proteins come from a genomic window of Carassius auratus strain Wakin chromosome 18, ASM336829v1, whole genome shotgun sequence:
- the tspan33b gene encoding tetraspanin-33b isoform X1, which yields MDRQVSLTRTEMFSFVNPWIRYFLFFFSLLFWVFSLLIVAIGVYAKVQKATDAVRDTFFIDPAVILIVVGVVMFFITFCGCIGALRENIRLLKIFSFSLTLVFLTQMVIAILGFFYSDQTRDALGKFVKKAIVHYRDDLDLQNLMDYIQKEFKCCGWNNYTDWSWNLYFNCTPSNPSNERCAVPFSCCTPLPGETVINTMCGFGVQTQDHLDTTKSIYPVGCADRAVIWIESHLLLVGALTLGLALPQIAGIILSQVLISEIHKEIGSVM from the exons ATGGATAGGCAGGTGAGCCTTACGAGGACGGAAATGTTCTCTTTCGTCAACCCTTGGATTCGATACTTCCTGTTCTTCTTCAGCTTACTATTCTGG GTGTTTTCTCTTCTTATTGTAGCTATTGGAGTATATGCCAAAGTTCAGAAAGCTACAG ACGCAGTGCGTGACACGTTCTTCATTGATCCTGCTGTGATTCTCATTGTGGTTGGGGTGGTCATGTTCTTCATCACCTTCTGCGGATGCATCGGAGCTCTGCGAGAAAACATACGGCTCCTCAAAATT TTCTCTTTTAGTCTTACCCTGGTCTTTCTAACCCAAATGGTCATTGCAATCCTGGGCTTCTTCTACTCTGACCAG ACACGCGATGCTCTGGGGAAATTCGTGAAAAAGGCTATTGTGCACTATCGAGATGACCTGGACCTTCAAAACCTAATGGACTACATCCAAAAAGAG TTCAAATGCTGTGGTTGGAACAACTACACCGACTGGTCCTGGAACCTCTACTTCAACTGCACCCCGTCAAACCCCAGCAATGAGAGATGTGCGGTTCCCTTCTCATGCTGCACTCCTCTACCAGGAGAG ACTGTGATCAACACCATGTGTGGCTTTGGGGTTCAAACACAAGACCACCTGGACACCACTAAATCGATCTATCCGGTGGGCTGTGCAGACAGAGCTGTAATATGGATTGAATCTCACCTGCTGTTAGTTGGGGCACTCACGCTGGGTCTTGCTTTACCACAG ATCGCAGGCATCATTCTGTCTCAGGTCCTCATTTCTGAGATCCATAAAGAGATCGGATCCGTCATGTAG
- the tspan33b gene encoding tetraspanin-33b isoform X2, with amino-acid sequence MPKFRKLQCFWVFSPDAVRDTFFIDPAVILIVVGVVMFFITFCGCIGALRENIRLLKIFSFSLTLVFLTQMVIAILGFFYSDQTRDALGKFVKKAIVHYRDDLDLQNLMDYIQKEFKCCGWNNYTDWSWNLYFNCTPSNPSNERCAVPFSCCTPLPGETVINTMCGFGVQTQDHLDTTKSIYPVGCADRAVIWIESHLLLVGALTLGLALPQIAGIILSQVLISEIHKEIGSVM; translated from the exons ATGCCAAAGTTCAGAAAGCTACAG TGTTTCTGGGTTTTTTCCCCAGACGCAGTGCGTGACACGTTCTTCATTGATCCTGCTGTGATTCTCATTGTGGTTGGGGTGGTCATGTTCTTCATCACCTTCTGCGGATGCATCGGAGCTCTGCGAGAAAACATACGGCTCCTCAAAATT TTCTCTTTTAGTCTTACCCTGGTCTTTCTAACCCAAATGGTCATTGCAATCCTGGGCTTCTTCTACTCTGACCAG ACACGCGATGCTCTGGGGAAATTCGTGAAAAAGGCTATTGTGCACTATCGAGATGACCTGGACCTTCAAAACCTAATGGACTACATCCAAAAAGAG TTCAAATGCTGTGGTTGGAACAACTACACCGACTGGTCCTGGAACCTCTACTTCAACTGCACCCCGTCAAACCCCAGCAATGAGAGATGTGCGGTTCCCTTCTCATGCTGCACTCCTCTACCAGGAGAG ACTGTGATCAACACCATGTGTGGCTTTGGGGTTCAAACACAAGACCACCTGGACACCACTAAATCGATCTATCCGGTGGGCTGTGCAGACAGAGCTGTAATATGGATTGAATCTCACCTGCTGTTAGTTGGGGCACTCACGCTGGGTCTTGCTTTACCACAG ATCGCAGGCATCATTCTGTCTCAGGTCCTCATTTCTGAGATCCATAAAGAGATCGGATCCGTCATGTAG